GCCCGCGTTTCTTTGGGCGGTGAAAATTATCAGTTTGAAACCGAATACAATAAACAAGCAGCCGCTGGCCTCGGGATTAGCTTGGCATCCGGAGCAAATGCATTGGAAACGGCTCAGTCAGTGCGGGATCGCATTGCTGAAATGGCGCCCTTTTTTCCAGATGGCCTTGTCGTCACTTATCCCTACGACACAACTCCCTTTGTTAAGATCTCAATTGAAGGGGTAGTTCAAACGTTGGTCGAAGCCATGATCTTGGTATTTTTGATCATGTATTTGTTTCTACAAAATTTTCGCGCAACCTTGATTCCAGCAATTGCTGTTCCAGTCGTTATTTTAGGCACTTTCGCGGTGCTGTTTGTCTTTGGCTACTCAATCAATATGTTGACCATGTTCGCCATGGTACTGGCTATCGGCCTATTGGTGGATGACGCGATTGTTGTCGTGGAAAATGTCGAGCGTGTTATCCATGAAGATAACCTGTCTCCGCGAGACGCAACCCGAAAATCCATGGATCAGATCACCGGTGCCTTGGTTGGCATCGTGCTGACCGTCTCGGCAGTGTTTATTCCCATGGCCTTCTTCCCCGGATCTACGGGAGTCATATACCGACAGTTTTCTATCACGGTTGTCTCGGCAATGGCTATTTCCTTGCTGGTCGCATTGACCTTGACGCCAGCCTTGTGTGCCAGTCTGCTGAAAGATGCCAAACAGGATCCGCAACAGAAAAAAGGCTTTTTTGGCTGGTTTAACCGGCGTTTCGAACAAACCAGTCGTGGTACCCAAAGTACCGTTGGCTATCTGCTTAAACATCGCATCAAAACCATGCTGGTTTACCTGCTTATTGTTGGCGGGTTGGCCTATCTGTTTATCCAGCTGCCGACCTCGTTTTTTCCGGATGAAGACCAGGGCATTTTATTTACTGAAATGCAGTTGCCAGCCAATGCCTCAAAACAACGGTCCATGGCTGTCATGGACCGGATTGAAGATTATTATCTGGAACAAGAAGCGGACAATGTGGATTCGGTCTTTTCTGTCATTGGCTACAGTTTCAGTGGTCGAGGGCAAAACAGCGGTCTCATTTTCGTCAACTTGAAACCTTGGTCAGAACGCACCGCACCAGAACAAAATGCACAGGCTATCGCCAACCGGGCATCGGGTTATTTCAGCCAGTTTAAAGATGCGTTTGCTTTTGCTATTTCGCCACCACCCGTGCGTGAGTTAGGTAATGCCAGCGGATTCAATATGATGCTCAAAGATTTGGGTGGCTTAGGTCACGCAGAATTGGTGAATGCACGTGATAGCTTGTTACAAAAAGCCAACCAAGATCCAAGGCTAGTGCGTGTTCGCCATAATGGCTTACAAGATCGCTCCCAGCTTAAGGTGGATATCGATCATCAAAAAGCCATGTCATTTGGTATCTCACTGGCCGACATCAATCATACTTTTAGCACGGCCTGGGGTTCGACTTACGTCAACGATTTTATTGATGAGGGTCGTGTTAAGCGTGTTTATGTTCAAGGCGATGCCCCATTTCGTATGATGCCGACGGATATTGGCAAATGGTATGTTCGTAACGCAGAAAATGACATGGTGCCATTATCCGCCATCAGCGATTCCCGCTGGATCTACGGTTCGCCGCGACTAGAGCGATACAATGGTGTGCCGGCGATGAATATCCAAGGCGAAGCCGCACCCGGCTTTAGTTCCGGCGATGCCATGCAGGCAATGGAATCTCTCGTTGCTGAACTACCTGAAGGCTTTGGCTACGAGTGGACTGAGCTGTCGTTGCAAGAGCGTCAATCCGGTGCTCTGGCGCCTTTACTGTATGCGATGTCGGTATTAGTCGTGTTTTTATTTCTGGCCGCGTTATATGAAAGCTGGTCAGTGCCATTTTCTGTCATGATGGTTGTCCCACTGGGTGTATTGGGCGCGGTTGCCTTTGCTTTGGGACGAGAATTATCAAATGACATCTATTTCCAAGTTGGATTGCTAACCACGATTGGTTTATCAGCCCGAAACGCCATCTTGATTGTCGAATTTGCAAAGTCTCTTTACGAACAAGGGATGACACTGACTGACGCCACCTTGGAAGCCATTCGAATGCGGCTTCGTCCTATCGCGATGACCGCGCTGACCTTTATGCTCGGTGTGACACCACTGATGTTGGCAACCGGTGCCGGTAGTGGCGCCCAAAATGCCATTGGCACTGGGGTTTTTGGTGGTATGTTTGCCGCTACAACCCTCGCTATTTTCTTTATACCGGTATTCTTTGTTGTTGTTTTCCGACTTGCGGAAAACATGACGGGAAGTGCGCCAACCAAACAAATTGCTGACCCTGGAGAAACTGCATGATCACCCTACGAACATGGTTTACAACCACTTTATTCGCTTTCAGTGTCAGTGCCTGCTCGCTGATACCTGAATATCAGCAACCGGAAAACCCAAGTCCGTTACCTGCCCGGCAAGATGCCAGCACAGATTTGAATGCAACCGATATTGGCTGGCGCGATTTTTATCAGGATGCCACCCTGCAAAATCTGATTGACCAGTCCCTGTCCAACAATCGTAATCTGCAAGCAACAGCCTTAATGGTGCAACAACTCCGTGAACAATACCGGATCCGCCGTGCAGAACAGTTGCCGATGCTGGATGGTGAAGGTGGCTACACTCGCCAGCGATTTTCACCAGGCGCGAACGAATTTGGCCAGAGCGGTATTTTTGAACAATATAGCGTCGGCGTCGGTATCGCTGCGTGGGAAATCGATTTCTTTGGCCGATTGGAAAGCCTAAAACAAGCTGCGTTGAGCGATTATCTGGCTCAAGAAGCAACTTTAAAGAGCACGCAGTTAACACTGGTTGCCGAAGTAGCCGATGCCTACCTCAGTTGGCAAGCCTCTTTGGCCCAGTTAAAACTTTCCGAATCCACACGCGAAGCACGAGAAGAAAGCTATGCCTTGATTACTCGCCGTTATGAAGGCGGCCTTTCCTCAGAACTGGCATTACGTCAAGCAGAAACAGCATTACATGAAGCACGGATAGCCGTGGCGCAATACCAGCAACAAGCCAATCAGAACTTCACCTTATTGGAATTACTGGTCGGTCAACCCTTGGATCAAGATGACTATCCTGTTAATTGGCAAACCACCGGCCTCCTGCGCTCATTACCCGATAATCTTGCCTCAGACAGTTTGCTGCAAAGACCGGATGTACAGGCAGCGGAACTCAGCATTCAAGCTAACAATGCCTCAATTGGTGCTGCTCGGGCAGCCTTTTTCCCACGTATCAGCCTAACTAGCAGCTTAGGTCTGGCTGCTGATACGCCCGGAGGATTATTAGAGGGCAGTAATCGCACCTGGCAAATTGCACCACAATTTAATATTCCGTTACTGGATTGGGGCGTGAATGAAGCCAATCTGGAAATTGCCGAATTACAAAAAGAACTGTCTGTCGTGCGTTATCAAGAAGTGATTCAGGTAGCATTTAAAGAGGTCTATGATGAATTACAGGCGCGGGAAACCCTTGAAGATCAGCTGACTGCACAGCAAGATCTGACCGAAGCTACAGCACGTAGTCTGGAACTCGCTGAAAAACGTTTTGATGCCGGTGTCGACAGTTATCTTGAAGTGTTGGACGCACAACGTAGTCTGATTGATGCCGAACTGGCCGAAATAGCAACCAATCTGGCCCGCCTGCGAAACCAGCTGACACTCTACAAAGCCCTGGGTGGCGGTTTATTGGCAGAAACCATCAGCCCCTGACTGGCATCTGCAGACAATACTGGCTATGCTTGAAAGCGTTTTTAACAAAACTGGCAAAGGAGCAAGAAAATGGGATTAGAAGTGGGCGGTCTGTTAGGTCTGATTTGGTTAATTATTGTTATCTGGGCAATTATCAAAGTTGCCAAAAGTTCTGCCGGAACACTGGCAAAAATCCTTTGGATTTTGATCCTGCTGGTATTCCCGCTGCTTGGCTTGATTATCTGGTTTTTACTCGGCCCCAAAGGCGATTAAAAACCGTTAAGCTCAGAAATAAAGCCGTTGCCAGTTGACCTTGGCAACGGCTTTTTTATTGCCTGCGGTTTGACATCCAGCGGAACGGTAAACCAGAATGAAAGGCGCGTTTGGCCGTATGCACATCATCCGTCGCATACGCTAAACCCCGTCTTTGTTAATCCGTCAGGAGTGAAACATGTCTGAAAGTCCCACTGCCGCGCGAGGCAACAGCACGATATTGATCCCCGTTTTTATCCCGGCTGTGGTG
The genomic region above belongs to Methylophaga frappieri and contains:
- a CDS encoding efflux RND transporter permease subunit; translated protein: MARFFIDHPIFAWVIALLIMLAGVLTIFQLPISQYPEIAPTSVQIRASYPGASAKVVEDSVIQVIEQNLTGLDDLTYIKSTSDSSGTGEITITFQATTDPDIAQVQVQNKLQAAMTLLPQEVQEQGIRVTKSSSGFLMVLGFVSDDGKMDRYDIADYVAANIQEPLSRVTGVGQINLFGSQYAMRIWLDADKLANYRLTTLDVVQAIQQQNVQIASGEVGGTPAINNQQIAASIIVETRLETPEEFANILLRVEPDGSQVRLKDVARVSLGGENYQFETEYNKQAAAGLGISLASGANALETAQSVRDRIAEMAPFFPDGLVVTYPYDTTPFVKISIEGVVQTLVEAMILVFLIMYLFLQNFRATLIPAIAVPVVILGTFAVLFVFGYSINMLTMFAMVLAIGLLVDDAIVVVENVERVIHEDNLSPRDATRKSMDQITGALVGIVLTVSAVFIPMAFFPGSTGVIYRQFSITVVSAMAISLLVALTLTPALCASLLKDAKQDPQQKKGFFGWFNRRFEQTSRGTQSTVGYLLKHRIKTMLVYLLIVGGLAYLFIQLPTSFFPDEDQGILFTEMQLPANASKQRSMAVMDRIEDYYLEQEADNVDSVFSVIGYSFSGRGQNSGLIFVNLKPWSERTAPEQNAQAIANRASGYFSQFKDAFAFAISPPPVRELGNASGFNMMLKDLGGLGHAELVNARDSLLQKANQDPRLVRVRHNGLQDRSQLKVDIDHQKAMSFGISLADINHTFSTAWGSTYVNDFIDEGRVKRVYVQGDAPFRMMPTDIGKWYVRNAENDMVPLSAISDSRWIYGSPRLERYNGVPAMNIQGEAAPGFSSGDAMQAMESLVAELPEGFGYEWTELSLQERQSGALAPLLYAMSVLVVFLFLAALYESWSVPFSVMMVVPLGVLGAVAFALGRELSNDIYFQVGLLTTIGLSARNAILIVEFAKSLYEQGMTLTDATLEAIRMRLRPIAMTALTFMLGVTPLMLATGAGSGAQNAIGTGVFGGMFAATTLAIFFIPVFFVVVFRLAENMTGSAPTKQIADPGETA
- a CDS encoding efflux transporter outer membrane subunit produces the protein MITLRTWFTTTLFAFSVSACSLIPEYQQPENPSPLPARQDASTDLNATDIGWRDFYQDATLQNLIDQSLSNNRNLQATALMVQQLREQYRIRRAEQLPMLDGEGGYTRQRFSPGANEFGQSGIFEQYSVGVGIAAWEIDFFGRLESLKQAALSDYLAQEATLKSTQLTLVAEVADAYLSWQASLAQLKLSESTREAREESYALITRRYEGGLSSELALRQAETALHEARIAVAQYQQQANQNFTLLELLVGQPLDQDDYPVNWQTTGLLRSLPDNLASDSLLQRPDVQAAELSIQANNASIGAARAAFFPRISLTSSLGLAADTPGGLLEGSNRTWQIAPQFNIPLLDWGVNEANLEIAELQKELSVVRYQEVIQVAFKEVYDELQARETLEDQLTAQQDLTEATARSLELAEKRFDAGVDSYLEVLDAQRSLIDAELAEIATNLARLRNQLTLYKALGGGLLAETISP
- a CDS encoding PLDc N-terminal domain-containing protein, with the translated sequence MGLEVGGLLGLIWLIIVIWAIIKVAKSSAGTLAKILWILILLVFPLLGLIIWFLLGPKGD